One Microbacter margulisiae genomic window carries:
- the leuS gene encoding leucine--tRNA ligase, which produces MEYNFREIDNKWQNFWREHHIYNVETAPNRPKYYVLDMFPYPSGAGLHVGHPLGYIASDIFSRFKRLQGYNVLHPMGYDAYGLPAEQYAIQTGQHPAITTEKNIRRYREQLEKIGFSFDWNREVRTCDPGYYKWTQWAFIQMFNHYYDNHSQKAQPIEDLIQAFKTSGTNGIDAACSEKMHFTADEWNAKSEKVQRDILMNYRIAYKADTMVNWCSALGTVLANDEVSEGVSIRGGHPVEQKVMSQWSLRVSAYAQRLLDGLETIDWTDSLKETQRNWIGRSEGAEMNFKVKDSDLEFTIFTTRADTIFGVTFMVLAPESPLVAKLVTSDQKEAVNAYLIATKKRTERERIADKRITGVFSGSYAINPLTEEAIPVWISDYVLAGYGTGAIMAVPAHDSRDYAFAKYFNLPIVPLIDGCDVSEESFDAKEGIVMNSPKAGHEIAGGLVLNGLTVKEAIAKTKQHITERELGRVKINFRLRDAIFSRQRYWGEPFPVYYKDGQPYMLDESKLPLELPEVDKYLPTEKGEPPLGRAKNWQTEDGYPLELNTMPGFAGSSAYYLRYMDPYNDMALVSKEANQYWRNVDLYIGGTEHATGHLIYSRFWNKFLFDLELICEEEPFKKLINQGMIQGRSNFVYRIKNSNTFVSFNLKNDYETTPIHVDVNIVHNDILDAEAFKNWNPEYKTAEFIMEDDGKYHCGWAVEKMSKSMFNVVNPDDIVERYGADTLRLYEMFLGPLEQSKPWDTNGIDGVHRFLKKLWNLFWREDQFAVSEAAPTSEEFKALHKLLKKVKYDIENFSFNTSVSAFMICINELTTLKCNKRDILQPLLIALNPFAPHITEELWHQMGHTSSICDATWVEAEEQYLQEDIVTYAISFNGKVRFQIQLPADLQVEQVETTVLANDQTKKWLENKTPKKVIVVQKKIVNIVF; this is translated from the coding sequence ATGGAATACAATTTCAGGGAAATCGATAACAAATGGCAAAATTTTTGGAGAGAACATCATATTTATAACGTCGAGACAGCTCCAAATCGTCCTAAATATTATGTGTTGGATATGTTTCCATATCCATCGGGAGCAGGCTTGCATGTAGGACACCCACTTGGTTACATCGCTTCCGATATCTTCAGCCGGTTTAAAAGATTACAAGGATATAATGTGTTACACCCAATGGGATATGACGCATATGGATTACCTGCGGAGCAATATGCCATTCAAACAGGACAACATCCCGCTATCACAACTGAAAAAAATATTCGTCGCTACCGGGAACAACTAGAAAAAATAGGGTTTTCATTTGATTGGAACAGAGAAGTGCGCACTTGTGATCCGGGATATTACAAATGGACACAATGGGCATTTATCCAAATGTTCAATCATTATTATGACAATCATAGCCAAAAAGCCCAACCCATTGAAGACCTAATTCAAGCTTTTAAAACAAGTGGAACCAATGGCATTGACGCTGCCTGCTCTGAAAAAATGCATTTCACTGCTGACGAATGGAATGCAAAAAGCGAGAAAGTGCAACGTGATATCCTGATGAACTACCGCATTGCTTACAAAGCCGACACGATGGTGAACTGGTGTTCTGCTTTGGGAACTGTGCTTGCAAACGACGAAGTGAGCGAAGGGGTTTCTATCCGCGGCGGACATCCGGTAGAACAAAAGGTGATGAGCCAATGGAGTCTTCGGGTTTCAGCGTATGCCCAACGACTTCTCGATGGACTTGAAACCATCGACTGGACGGACTCGTTGAAAGAGACTCAACGTAACTGGATCGGTCGAAGTGAAGGTGCTGAAATGAATTTTAAAGTAAAAGATTCCGATCTGGAGTTTACTATATTTACCACCCGTGCCGATACAATCTTCGGCGTAACGTTTATGGTGCTGGCTCCTGAAAGTCCTCTTGTGGCCAAGCTGGTTACTTCCGACCAGAAAGAGGCTGTCAATGCATATCTGATTGCTACAAAAAAACGAACCGAACGAGAACGTATCGCAGATAAGCGGATTACCGGCGTCTTTTCCGGTTCGTATGCCATCAATCCGCTGACGGAAGAGGCAATTCCGGTATGGATCAGCGACTATGTTCTGGCAGGTTATGGAACGGGAGCCATCATGGCGGTTCCTGCACATGACTCTCGTGACTACGCATTTGCCAAATATTTCAATCTTCCCATCGTTCCACTCATCGATGGTTGCGATGTGAGTGAAGAAAGCTTTGACGCAAAAGAAGGAATTGTAATGAATTCGCCAAAAGCCGGACACGAAATAGCGGGTGGTCTCGTTTTAAACGGTCTGACCGTGAAAGAAGCCATTGCTAAAACCAAACAACATATTACGGAGAGAGAACTTGGGCGGGTAAAAATAAATTTCCGTCTGCGCGATGCAATCTTCAGCCGCCAACGCTATTGGGGCGAACCATTCCCTGTTTACTACAAAGACGGACAACCTTACATGCTTGACGAAAGCAAGCTGCCGCTCGAATTGCCCGAAGTGGATAAATATCTGCCAACTGAAAAAGGTGAACCTCCTCTCGGACGTGCTAAAAACTGGCAAACGGAAGACGGTTATCCATTGGAACTAAATACGATGCCTGGGTTTGCAGGCTCTTCGGCCTATTATCTCCGCTACATGGATCCCTATAATGACATGGCTTTGGTTTCAAAAGAAGCTAACCAATACTGGCGAAATGTTGATTTATATATTGGTGGGACAGAACATGCTACAGGCCATTTAATTTACAGTCGGTTTTGGAATAAGTTTCTCTTCGATTTGGAATTGATTTGCGAAGAAGAGCCATTTAAAAAACTGATCAACCAGGGAATGATTCAGGGGCGAAGCAATTTTGTATATCGTATTAAAAATAGCAACACATTCGTATCATTTAATCTGAAAAATGATTATGAGACAACCCCTATCCACGTAGATGTAAACATCGTTCATAATGATATTCTCGATGCCGAAGCTTTCAAAAACTGGAATCCCGAATATAAGACGGCAGAATTTATAATGGAAGATGATGGGAAATACCATTGCGGGTGGGCTGTTGAAAAGATGTCAAAATCAATGTTTAATGTGGTCAATCCCGATGACATTGTCGAAAGATACGGAGCCGACACGCTTCGCCTGTATGAAATGTTCCTTGGCCCTCTGGAACAGTCAAAACCATGGGATACCAATGGTATAGATGGTGTTCACCGGTTTTTGAAAAAACTATGGAATCTTTTCTGGAGAGAAGATCAGTTCGCAGTATCAGAGGCTGCGCCGACGTCAGAAGAATTCAAGGCGCTCCACAAGTTACTCAAGAAAGTAAAATATGATATTGAAAACTTTTCGTTCAATACATCTGTCAGCGCTTTCATGATTTGCATCAATGAACTAACAACATTGAAATGCAATAAACGAGATATCCTGCAACCATTACTCATAGCCCTGAATCCGTTTGCTCCGCATATTACGGAAGAATTGTGGCATCAAATGGGACACACCAGCTCTATTTGCGATGCAACATGGGTGGAAGCTGAGGAACAGTATTTGCAGGAGGATATCGTTACCTATGCGATCTCATTTAATGGGAAAGTCCGTTTTCAAATACAGTTGCCAGCTGATTTACAGGTTGAGCAGGTCGAAACAACAGTATTAGCTAATGATCAGACAAAAAAATGGCTTGAAAACAAAACGCCTAAAAAGGTAATTGTGGTACAGAAGAAAATCGTGAATATCGTATTTTGA
- the topA gene encoding type I DNA topoisomerase produces the protein MSKNLVIVESPAKAKTIEKFLGSEYAVLSSFGHIRDLSEHAFGVDIEHGFNPIYEISPDKKKLVSELKKASDTVDTVWLASDEDREGEAIAWHLSEVLKLKREKTRRIVFHEITKPAILQAIEHPREIDIDLVNAQQARRILDRIVGFELSPVLWRKVKSSLSAGRVQSVAVRLIVEREREIQGFVSESSYRVVALFTVMDEDENPVELKAELQHRFAKKEDAYAFLEACKASKFTIEDIVKKPSKRSPAPPFTTSTLQQEAARKLGYSVSQTMMIAQKLYEAGQITYMRTDSVNLSDLALGAAKAEIFSMAGERYWQFRRFQTRTKGAQEAHEAIRPTYLNKHEINGTAQEKNLYALIWKRTIASQMSDAELERTNITIGMNNSSEKFLATGEIIKFDGFLKVYMESTDEDSDQEAEPLLPPLKVAQLLNMSQITATERFTQRPPRYSEAALVRKLEELGIGRPSTYAPTISTIQKRNYVEKSNLEGEVRTFTVLTLKEEKIKEENKTERYGADKGKLLPTDIGMVVNDFLMDYFPNILDYNFTANVEKEFDDIAEGQLDWQEALKSFYEKFHPKVIETMANSERRSGERVLGIDPKTGKQVSVRIGRFGPIVQLGNKDDDDKLQFASLKKGQLLETITFEEALDLFKLPRSLGKWQDKELVVGIGRFGAYVRYDGAFYSLPKTEDPLSISADAAVELIEAKREADKNKLIKSFEQDADLQILNGRFGPYISYKKQNFKIPKTTNPAELTYEACLEIIQSSSKPAKKSMTKKKSTKKG, from the coding sequence ATGTCGAAAAACTTGGTGATTGTAGAGTCGCCGGCGAAAGCCAAAACGATTGAGAAATTTTTGGGGAGTGAATATGCTGTGCTGTCAAGCTTTGGGCATATTCGTGATTTGAGTGAACATGCTTTTGGCGTGGATATAGAACACGGATTTAACCCGATTTATGAAATTTCACCAGATAAAAAGAAGCTGGTGTCTGAGTTAAAGAAAGCATCAGATACAGTGGATACCGTATGGTTGGCATCTGATGAAGACCGTGAAGGAGAAGCTATAGCCTGGCATTTATCAGAAGTTTTGAAACTTAAACGGGAGAAAACACGTCGGATTGTTTTTCATGAAATTACAAAACCCGCCATCTTACAGGCTATTGAACATCCGCGAGAAATTGATATTGATTTGGTTAATGCTCAGCAAGCTCGGCGTATTCTTGACAGAATAGTCGGATTTGAATTGTCTCCTGTTCTTTGGCGTAAAGTGAAATCCTCGCTTTCAGCCGGACGTGTTCAATCTGTTGCGGTGCGTCTCATCGTTGAGCGAGAACGTGAAATACAAGGATTTGTGTCTGAATCTTCATATCGTGTCGTGGCTTTGTTCACCGTCATGGATGAAGATGAAAATCCTGTAGAACTTAAAGCAGAATTGCAACATCGGTTTGCTAAAAAGGAAGATGCTTATGCTTTTCTTGAAGCCTGTAAGGCAAGTAAGTTTACGATAGAAGATATTGTAAAGAAACCTTCTAAACGATCACCGGCGCCTCCTTTTACTACTTCAACATTACAACAAGAAGCTGCCCGTAAGTTGGGCTATTCTGTGTCTCAGACCATGATGATTGCTCAGAAGCTATACGAGGCTGGTCAGATTACATACATGCGGACAGATTCAGTTAATTTGTCTGATTTGGCATTAGGGGCCGCAAAAGCGGAGATTTTTTCGATGGCCGGAGAACGCTACTGGCAATTTCGGCGATTTCAAACCCGTACAAAAGGGGCACAAGAAGCTCATGAAGCCATTCGTCCCACATATTTAAATAAGCATGAAATTAACGGGACGGCACAAGAAAAGAACTTGTATGCATTGATTTGGAAGCGGACAATTGCTTCGCAAATGAGTGATGCAGAATTAGAACGAACGAACATCACTATCGGGATGAATAATTCTTCGGAAAAATTTCTGGCTACGGGAGAAATCATTAAGTTTGATGGGTTTCTAAAGGTTTATATGGAATCGACTGATGAAGATTCAGATCAGGAAGCTGAACCACTATTACCTCCTTTGAAGGTGGCTCAACTGTTGAATATGAGTCAAATTACAGCTACAGAAAGATTTACACAACGTCCGCCGCGTTATTCGGAAGCTGCGTTGGTTCGAAAACTAGAGGAACTGGGTATTGGGCGTCCTTCTACGTATGCACCTACTATTTCCACCATACAGAAACGTAACTATGTTGAAAAAAGCAATTTGGAAGGGGAGGTACGTACCTTTACCGTATTAACATTGAAGGAGGAAAAAATTAAAGAAGAGAATAAAACAGAGCGATATGGAGCCGATAAAGGAAAACTTTTGCCAACGGATATTGGTATGGTTGTCAATGATTTTCTGATGGATTATTTTCCTAATATTTTGGATTATAATTTCACGGCTAACGTTGAAAAAGAATTTGATGATATTGCTGAAGGACAATTAGATTGGCAGGAAGCGCTTAAAAGTTTCTACGAAAAATTTCACCCCAAAGTGATTGAAACGATGGCTAATTCCGAGCGTCGATCTGGAGAAAGAGTTTTAGGAATTGATCCAAAGACAGGAAAACAAGTTTCGGTGCGTATTGGCAGATTTGGCCCTATTGTGCAATTGGGAAATAAAGATGATGATGATAAACTACAGTTTGCTTCGTTAAAAAAAGGACAACTGCTTGAAACTATAACGTTTGAAGAAGCATTGGATTTATTCAAATTGCCTCGTTCTTTAGGGAAATGGCAAGACAAGGAACTGGTGGTTGGCATTGGACGCTTTGGTGCTTACGTGCGCTATGATGGTGCTTTTTACTCATTACCCAAAACAGAAGATCCATTATCAATATCTGCTGATGCTGCGGTAGAATTAATTGAAGCAAAGCGAGAAGCTGATAAAAATAAGCTCATAAAATCGTTTGAACAAGATGCTGATTTACAGATTTTAAATGGAAGATTTGGACCCTATATATCTTATAAGAAGCAAAATTTCAAGATTCCAAAGACAACAAATCCTGCGGAATTGACTTATGAAGCTTGTTTAGAAATTATTCAAAGCAGCTCTAAACCAGCTAAAAAGTCAATGACAAAGAAAAAATCGACAAAAAAAGGATAA
- a CDS encoding YqgE/AlgH family protein: MVFDNSFFRIDQGAKPAKGRLMLAEPFMNEPYFGRSVVLLTQHSDNEGSMGLVLNKPLDIYLHEVIEGMGIEENIRLFCGGPVGSKSLFYLHNMEDLPHSFPITQHLFLGGDFDQLIDNINQGLGVSGKVRFFLGYSGWESEQLDQEIKHQSWIVGPVADESVLFVENAELMWMQFMKALGGKYRHWADFPQNPNLN; encoded by the coding sequence ATGGTTTTTGATAATTCTTTCTTTCGGATTGATCAGGGAGCAAAACCGGCTAAAGGCCGGTTGATGCTGGCAGAACCATTTATGAATGAACCTTATTTTGGTCGATCAGTAGTGTTATTGACGCAACATTCTGATAATGAAGGAAGCATGGGTTTGGTTTTGAATAAACCTTTGGACATATATCTTCACGAAGTCATTGAAGGCATGGGCATAGAGGAAAATATTCGTCTGTTTTGTGGAGGCCCTGTAGGCTCAAAATCCCTTTTTTATTTGCATAATATGGAGGACTTGCCTCATAGCTTTCCTATTACTCAACATCTTTTTTTAGGAGGAGATTTTGACCAGTTAATTGATAACATAAATCAAGGATTAGGGGTTAGTGGCAAAGTACGTTTCTTTTTAGGATATTCAGGGTGGGAGAGCGAGCAACTGGACCAGGAAATCAAACATCAATCTTGGATCGTGGGTCCTGTGGCTGATGAATCTGTGCTGTTTGTCGAAAATGCAGAGCTTATGTGGATGCAGTTTATGAAAGCTTTAGGTGGCAAATATCGTCACTGGGCAGATTTTCCGCAGAATCCTAACTTGAATTAA
- a CDS encoding RluA family pseudouridine synthase: MTILYEDNHLIVVNKTSSEIVQGDKTGDQPLSETLKFYLKEKYQKPGNVFVGVIHRLDRPVSGVVVFAKTSKALTRMNEALKNHDIKKSYWAIVKKADIEPVSTLTHYLVRNERQNKSYAYDKEQKNSQLSILHYKLMATSDRYSLLEIDLETGRHHQIRCQLAKIGCPIKGDLKYGFPRSNEDGGISLHARNISFIHPVTKEPVSITAPVPEENLWKMFEANLNENN, from the coding sequence ATGACTATCCTCTACGAAGACAACCACCTTATTGTTGTCAACAAAACATCGTCAGAAATTGTACAAGGTGACAAAACAGGTGACCAACCATTATCTGAGACATTAAAATTTTATCTAAAAGAAAAATATCAAAAACCCGGAAACGTTTTTGTTGGAGTCATTCATCGTTTGGATCGCCCCGTTAGTGGAGTCGTTGTTTTTGCCAAAACCAGCAAAGCATTAACTCGTATGAATGAAGCATTAAAAAATCATGATATCAAAAAAAGCTATTGGGCAATTGTCAAAAAAGCAGATATAGAACCAGTGTCAACATTAACTCATTATCTTGTACGGAATGAGAGACAAAACAAATCGTATGCGTACGATAAAGAACAAAAAAACAGTCAATTATCCATTCTTCACTATAAACTAATGGCAACATCCGATCGTTACTCTCTTTTAGAAATTGATTTGGAAACAGGCAGGCACCACCAAATTCGCTGCCAATTGGCAAAAATTGGATGTCCCATTAAAGGAGACTTAAAATATGGATTCCCACGTTCAAATGAAGATGGAGGAATTTCATTGCACGCTCGCAACATTTCCTTTATTCATCCGGTGACCAAAGAGCCTGTATCAATTACCGCACCCGTTCCAGAAGAAAACCTATGGAAGATGTTTGAAGCAAATCTCAATGAAAATAATTAA
- the pyrF gene encoding orotidine-5'-phosphate decarboxylase has product MTANQLFKNICRKKSFLCIGLDTDIKKIPKHLLSEKKPIFEFNKAIVDATADFCVAYKLNIAFYESLGVEGWQALEETVDYIRHHYPDQFLIADAKRGDIGNTSEMYAHTFFEQFNFDAVTVAPYMGEDSVSPFLKYPDKWVILLALTSNKGAFDFQLTEDANGEKLFEKVLHRSMNWATSDRMMYVVGATKEAYFEKIREIVPNHFLLIPGVGAQGGDLEKVGELAINDQCGILVNSSRQILYASDSNLFYKAAAFEAQKIQQVMYAVLLKHGWVS; this is encoded by the coding sequence ATGACTGCTAATCAACTGTTTAAAAATATTTGTCGTAAAAAATCATTCCTTTGCATAGGGTTGGATACTGATATAAAGAAAATTCCCAAGCATTTATTGTCTGAAAAAAAGCCGATTTTCGAATTTAATAAAGCTATTGTTGATGCAACGGCTGATTTCTGTGTGGCCTATAAGCTAAACATTGCGTTTTATGAGAGTTTGGGAGTTGAAGGGTGGCAGGCCTTAGAGGAGACGGTTGATTATATTCGTCATCATTATCCTGATCAGTTCTTAATTGCTGATGCTAAGCGTGGTGATATCGGAAATACTTCTGAAATGTACGCTCATACTTTTTTTGAGCAATTTAATTTTGATGCCGTTACAGTAGCACCTTATATGGGAGAGGATTCTGTGTCGCCTTTTTTGAAATATCCTGATAAATGGGTGATCTTATTAGCATTGACATCAAATAAAGGAGCTTTTGACTTTCAGCTTACAGAAGATGCGAATGGTGAAAAATTATTTGAGAAAGTTTTACATCGTTCTATGAACTGGGCTACATCTGACCGAATGATGTATGTTGTGGGTGCCACAAAAGAGGCATACTTTGAAAAAATACGTGAAATTGTACCAAATCATTTTTTGTTGATTCCCGGAGTTGGTGCTCAAGGAGGAGATTTGGAAAAGGTTGGTGAGCTTGCTATTAACGATCAATGTGGTATATTGGTGAATTCTTCCCGCCAGATTTTATACGCTTCAGATAGTAATTTGTTTTATAAGGCGGCCGCTTTTGAAGCGCAGAAAATTCAACAAGTGATGTATGCAGTGCTCCTAAAGCATGGATGGGTTAGTTAA
- a CDS encoding DEAD/DEAH box helicase: protein MNFSEFDLNGSLIEAISYMGFEQATPIQEFAIPAILQQHDVLACAQTGTGKTAAFVLPVLHKLIQKPSHGTDTLIIVPTRELAIQINQEIQGFAYFASIGTVAIYGGGDGGEYAQQVNSLSNKVDIVVATPGRLISHLAMGHGDFSQLKHLILDEADKMLDMGFLDDIEKIITHLPKNRQTLMFSATMPLKIRQLANKILKHPEEISLAVSKPAENVIQHVCLAYDQQKIPMIHFFLEQRLNYDSVLIFTSAKNKVHDIVSSLKRFGYSARGISSDLDQDKREEVLREFRSKRLRILVATDVISRGIDIKEINLVVNFDVPHDAEDYVHRIGRTARANNEGEAFTLVNEKDMKRMAQIEELIEQKINRIELPTELGEPPVWAIKQKLNCSKKNHSNHSKRKYYKKKKAKEE from the coding sequence ATGAATTTTTCTGAGTTTGATTTGAATGGAAGTTTGATTGAAGCCATTTCATATATGGGATTTGAGCAAGCGACTCCTATTCAGGAATTCGCTATTCCAGCCATATTGCAACAACATGATGTGCTGGCATGTGCCCAAACTGGAACCGGAAAGACAGCCGCATTTGTTTTACCTGTTCTGCATAAATTGATTCAAAAGCCTTCTCATGGTACAGACACTTTGATTATTGTCCCGACTCGTGAGCTGGCTATTCAGATTAATCAGGAGATTCAAGGATTTGCTTATTTCGCCTCGATTGGCACTGTAGCTATTTATGGGGGTGGGGATGGCGGAGAGTATGCCCAGCAGGTTAATTCTTTGAGTAATAAAGTCGATATAGTCGTTGCCACTCCAGGACGCTTAATTTCTCATTTGGCGATGGGGCACGGCGATTTTTCTCAATTGAAACATTTAATTCTGGATGAGGCGGATAAAATGCTTGATATGGGATTTCTTGACGATATTGAGAAGATTATCACTCATTTGCCAAAAAATCGTCAAACTTTAATGTTTAGTGCAACCATGCCGTTGAAAATACGTCAACTGGCCAACAAGATATTGAAGCATCCCGAAGAAATTTCATTAGCTGTTTCAAAACCTGCTGAAAATGTCATACAACATGTTTGTCTTGCGTATGATCAACAGAAGATTCCTATGATTCATTTCTTCCTGGAACAGCGGCTGAATTATGATTCAGTTTTGATTTTCACTTCTGCCAAGAATAAAGTGCATGATATTGTTTCTTCGTTAAAACGATTCGGATACAGCGCTCGTGGCATTTCGTCCGATTTAGATCAGGACAAGAGAGAAGAAGTGTTGCGCGAATTTCGTTCCAAAAGGTTGCGCATTTTGGTTGCTACGGATGTAATTAGCAGAGGTATTGATATTAAGGAGATTAATTTGGTTGTTAACTTTGATGTGCCGCATGACGCAGAAGATTATGTACATCGAATTGGCAGAACAGCGCGGGCGAATAATGAAGGAGAAGCCTTTACTTTAGTGAATGAAAAAGATATGAAGCGAATGGCTCAAATAGAAGAATTAATTGAACAGAAAATAAACAGGATTGAATTACCGACAGAATTAGGCGAACCTCCGGTTTGGGCAATCAAACAAAAATTGAATTGTTCAAAGAAAAATCATTCAAATCATTCAAAGAGAAAATATTACAAAAAAAAGAAAGCAAAAGAAGAATGA